TGACGTTGGCGATGTGGTCGCCCAGATCGAGACCGAGGCTATCGGCCCCTTCGACGATGTCCTCGCGGGAGACGGCACGGGCGAAGGCGACGGCCTTCATCTTCTTGCGCACGGATTTCACCGTCACCTCGTGCACGCTTCCGGATGGACGCACGAGGGCAACGGCGGTGATGAAGCCCACGAGTTCATCCACGGCGAATAGGGTCTTGTCCATCAGGCTGCGCCGTTCGAGGCCGAGGTAGGTGGCGTGGGACTTGATGGCGTAGATGACGTCCTCGGGATAGCCCTGCTCCTCGAGGATTCTCGCCCCGCGCATGGGATGATCCTCGGGGTCGGGTGTGGCTTCGTAGTCGAAGTCGTGCAGCAGGCCTACGATGCCCCATTTCTCCTCGTCCTCACCGTACTTCCTTGCGTAGTGGCGCATGGCCGCCTCCACGCCCAGGGCGTGCTTCCGCAGGCTGTCCGTCTTCGTGTGTTCGTGCAGCAATGCGAGCGCGTCGTCGCGGTTCAATGCGATTCCCTTCTCGGTGGGCGGGCGGCCGGTCGAATGGGCGGCCAGTCGAATGGGCGGCCTACCGGACCACGGCCCGGCCGTAGTAGTAGGGCAGGGCCTGGGCGGACGGTCGGTAGGACCACGCCAGCCGGGCCTTGCCGATGTTGGCCCCGGGACCGGCATCGGTCTCGTCGCCGTCGTAGATCACCACGTTGAAGCCGATGGTCTCGCCGGTCTGAGGCGGCGCGCCGCCCGGCATGTCGGACCAGGGGATGGCGGTCTCGATCACGTAGCTGGTCTCGGTGAACCTGGACGCCACCCGCATGCCCGGCGCCGTCTTCTCGATCACGCCCTGACGCGCGTCGGCGTCCCTGGCCGCCCTGGGTTCGCGTCCCGCCGTGGTGCCGGGAAAGATGCCCGCCTTGAAGACCGACAGCGTGTTGTCGCTCCGGCCTGAGGGATCGACGCAGATTTCCACGGCATCGGACCGCCAGTGGCCCTTGATGTCGTCCGGCGCGATGTTGCAGACCACCGCGTCGTCCCGCACGTCCACGGCGACGTACAGGTTCGCCTGGTCGTAGGCTGCGCGGAAGACCGCGCTGCAGTCGTCATCGCCGCCCGGTAGGGAACCCGACCAGATGTGGTCCGACGGGATGGCATGGGGCTCGATCCCCGCCCAGTCTGCGAGATCGCCGTCGATCTCCATGGGACCCGCCGCGGGCGCGAGATCCA
This genomic stretch from Gemmatimonadota bacterium harbors:
- a CDS encoding HDIG domain-containing protein, translated to MPVPGPTSARPGWRGPTDRPPRPCPTTTAGPWSGRPPIRLAAHSTGRPPTEKGIALNRDDALALLHEHTKTDSLRKHALGVEAAMRHYARKYGEDEEKWGIVGLLHDFDYEATPDPEDHPMRGARILEEQGYPEDVIYAIKSHATYLGLERRSLMDKTLFAVDELVGFITAVALVRPSGSVHEVTVKSVRKKMKAVAFARAVSREDIVEGADSLGLDLGDHIANVIEAMQGEAAALGLAGS